In Vreelandella piezotolerans, one genomic interval encodes:
- a CDS encoding YciK family oxidoreductase: protein MSCKIDYQPAPNLLENRVVLVTGAGDGIGRAAALAYARHGATVVLLGRTIAKLERVYDEIEAAGGPQPAIFPLNFEGATLKDFHDMAETLDKEFGRLDGLLHNAGLLGRITPFEQYNPELWEQVMQVNINGPIWMTQALLPLLQASDDASVVFTSSSVGRKGRAYWGAYSVSKFATEGFVEVLADELDKQPNVRVNTLNPGATRTQMRRTAYPGEDPFTLRTPEEIMPTYLWLMGPDSKGVSGQKFDAQPPRA, encoded by the coding sequence ATGAGCTGTAAAATCGACTATCAACCAGCGCCCAATCTGCTCGAAAATCGCGTCGTGTTGGTAACCGGTGCGGGAGATGGGATTGGTCGCGCGGCGGCATTAGCCTATGCCCGCCATGGGGCTACCGTGGTGCTGTTAGGGCGCACGATTGCCAAGCTTGAACGCGTTTATGATGAAATCGAAGCAGCGGGAGGCCCACAGCCCGCCATTTTTCCGCTCAACTTCGAAGGCGCGACCCTCAAGGACTTCCATGACATGGCAGAAACGCTGGACAAAGAGTTCGGGCGTTTGGATGGCCTATTGCATAATGCGGGATTGCTGGGCCGTATCACTCCTTTCGAGCAGTATAATCCTGAGCTGTGGGAACAGGTGATGCAGGTCAATATCAATGGTCCCATTTGGATGACACAGGCGCTGCTGCCGTTGCTGCAAGCATCCGATGATGCTTCGGTAGTTTTTACGTCGTCTAGCGTAGGGCGGAAGGGCCGCGCTTACTGGGGAGCCTATTCGGTCTCCAAATTTGCAACGGAAGGCTTTGTGGAAGTGCTCGCTGACGAGCTGGATAAGCAGCCCAACGTGCGGGTCAATACGTTGAACCCTGGGGCAACGCGGACACAAATGCGCCGTACCGCTTACCCTGGAGAAGATCCCTTCACGCTGCGCACGCCTGAAGAGATCATGCCAACATATCTATGGCTCATGGGGCCCGATAGTAAAGGCGTCAGCGGCCAGAAATTCGATGCCCAGCCGCCACGCGCCTGA
- the pal gene encoding peptidoglycan-associated lipoprotein Pal, protein MQLKPLARSLAVALSIVVIAGCSSTGGTQDGDSYGSQDGSSMGANTSGVGTGGQYGSTSGSGAGQQADSRIPEVRTIYFDYDRDTIKSEYESVVMAHARYLRANPNARVVLHGHTDERGTREYNMALGERRAGAVQRFLNIQGVSPSQMSVVSYGEERPAASGQNESAYSQNRRVVFNY, encoded by the coding sequence ATGCAACTTAAGCCGTTGGCTCGCTCATTGGCAGTCGCGTTATCTATCGTAGTGATCGCTGGCTGTTCCAGCACCGGCGGAACCCAGGACGGTGACTCGTACGGAAGCCAGGATGGCAGCAGTATGGGTGCTAACACGTCGGGTGTGGGCACAGGTGGTCAGTATGGTTCAACATCGGGTTCAGGCGCTGGCCAGCAGGCCGATTCGCGCATTCCTGAAGTGCGTACGATCTACTTCGATTACGATCGTGACACGATCAAGAGCGAGTATGAATCCGTCGTGATGGCGCATGCGCGCTACCTGCGTGCCAACCCGAATGCCCGTGTGGTTTTGCACGGCCACACCGACGAACGTGGTACTCGTGAATACAACATGGCACTAGGCGAGCGTCGTGCCGGCGCCGTGCAGCGCTTCCTGAACATTCAGGGCGTTTCTCCGTCACAAATGAGCGTAGTTAGCTACGGTGAAGAGCGTCCGGCAGCGAGCGGCCAAAACGAAAGTGCTTACTCGCAGAACCGTCGCGTCGTCTTTAACTACTGA
- a CDS encoding nucleotide sugar dehydrogenase translates to MKVLLHGSELSAATAAAALAWVGHRVDWLLHDSVPWSTLVNADWLRREPSLMGHIEQAMAAGNLRVIDAPEMCKTPDVVWLGLSPSQRQAASTLLGHGMFDAYSGAVLVNNSTFPVGETERLHSLMGQQHSRVALPDTLEEGRAWQSFTRPMRWLLGCDDAKGEQVTRELLRAFNRRSEVFQCMPCRAAELTKLAINGMLATRISYMNEIAGLADTLGVDVEHVRQGMGADTRIGFEYLYPGCGFGGPNFSRDLMRLADVQSASGRYSALLEQVMDINEQKKETLFRKLWGFFEGDLAGKTVAIWGAAFKPGTARIDHAPVLTLLEALWAQGVTVKLHDPAATHALHATVGQRDGLMTFDADPYLACQDADALMLVTEWKAYWNPDWHRLASLLNARLILDGRNIYDPAFVASCGLHYRGIGRRADPTTL, encoded by the coding sequence ATGAAGGTACTGCTGCATGGAAGTGAGCTCAGCGCGGCCACGGCGGCGGCCGCCCTGGCCTGGGTCGGACACCGTGTAGATTGGCTGCTCCACGACAGCGTTCCGTGGTCCACTCTGGTCAATGCAGATTGGCTGCGGCGCGAGCCTTCTCTCATGGGGCATATCGAACAGGCCATGGCTGCTGGTAACTTACGTGTCATCGACGCCCCGGAGATGTGTAAGACGCCCGATGTTGTTTGGCTAGGGCTCTCTCCTAGCCAGCGACAAGCGGCCAGCACGCTTCTCGGGCACGGCATGTTCGACGCCTACAGTGGGGCAGTATTGGTCAATAACTCGACGTTCCCGGTAGGCGAGACGGAACGGCTGCACTCTCTCATGGGGCAGCAGCATAGTCGTGTTGCCCTGCCTGATACATTAGAGGAAGGACGTGCATGGCAATCGTTTACGCGGCCCATGCGCTGGCTGCTGGGTTGTGATGACGCCAAGGGCGAACAGGTGACTCGAGAGCTACTGCGCGCTTTCAACCGTCGTAGCGAAGTGTTTCAGTGTATGCCTTGTCGGGCAGCGGAACTGACCAAGCTGGCCATCAATGGCATGCTCGCGACACGTATTAGCTACATGAATGAGATTGCTGGGTTGGCGGACACGCTGGGAGTCGATGTCGAACACGTTCGCCAGGGAATGGGGGCCGATACACGTATCGGTTTTGAGTACCTCTATCCGGGCTGCGGCTTCGGCGGGCCCAATTTTTCGAGGGATTTGATGCGCCTAGCCGACGTACAGTCCGCTAGCGGACGTTACTCGGCGTTGCTCGAGCAAGTCATGGACATCAATGAGCAGAAGAAAGAGACTCTGTTCAGAAAACTATGGGGGTTCTTCGAAGGCGATCTAGCGGGTAAAACCGTGGCGATATGGGGAGCGGCCTTCAAGCCCGGCACCGCACGCATCGACCACGCGCCGGTGCTCACGTTGCTCGAAGCCTTGTGGGCACAGGGCGTCACGGTCAAGCTCCACGACCCGGCCGCCACTCATGCGCTGCACGCTACCGTTGGCCAGCGGGACGGTCTAATGACTTTCGACGCAGATCCCTATTTGGCTTGCCAAGATGCGGATGCGTTGATGTTAGTGACCGAATGGAAGGCCTACTGGAACCCCGATTGGCATCGCTTAGCGAGTCTCCTCAACGCAAGGCTTATTTTGGACGGTCGTAACATTTACGATCCGGCTTTTGTGGCGAGCTGTGGCCTGCATTACCGAGGGATTGGGCGCCGCGCCGATCCAACGACGCTTTAA
- the ubiG gene encoding bifunctional 2-polyprenyl-6-hydroxyphenol methylase/3-demethylubiquinol 3-O-methyltransferase UbiG, translating to MPETLQDSTTGRHQDNVDAAEVAKFEALASRWWDPNSEFKPLHDINPLRLDFIDARAGLAGKKVLDVGCGGGILSEAMAHRGAHVTGIDLGEAPLGVARLHAEESGVEVDYRHVSVEGLAAEQPGHYDVVTCMEMLEHVPDPASVIRACSVLVRPGGYVFFSTLNRTPKSYAFAIVGAEYVLKLLPRGTHDYSKFIRPSEMAQWARSSALEVREQTGLTYNPITRHYRLVPHDVSVNYMMYCRKVSE from the coding sequence ATGCCAGAGACACTTCAGGATAGCACTACTGGGCGCCACCAAGACAACGTCGACGCCGCAGAAGTTGCGAAATTTGAAGCACTTGCCAGTCGCTGGTGGGATCCAAACAGTGAATTCAAACCGCTCCACGATATCAATCCACTGCGACTTGATTTTATCGATGCCAGAGCGGGGCTTGCCGGAAAAAAGGTCTTAGACGTTGGCTGCGGTGGCGGCATTCTGAGTGAAGCGATGGCCCATCGAGGTGCCCATGTGACGGGTATCGACCTGGGCGAAGCACCGCTTGGCGTTGCCCGCTTGCATGCTGAAGAAAGTGGGGTCGAGGTCGATTATCGCCATGTTAGCGTCGAAGGCTTAGCAGCCGAACAGCCTGGTCATTACGATGTGGTGACCTGCATGGAGATGCTGGAGCACGTCCCTGATCCTGCTTCGGTCATTCGTGCCTGTAGCGTACTGGTGCGTCCCGGTGGTTATGTGTTTTTCTCTACGTTGAACAGAACACCAAAATCCTACGCGTTTGCCATTGTAGGCGCAGAGTACGTGCTCAAATTATTGCCCCGCGGCACTCACGATTACTCGAAATTCATCCGCCCTTCTGAGATGGCCCAATGGGCACGCTCGTCAGCGCTAGAAGTACGCGAACAAACAGGGCTGACGTATAACCCCATTACGCGTCATTATCGCTTGGTGCCCCACGATGTGTCGGTTAACTATATGATGTATTGCCGTAAAGTGAGCGAATGA
- a CDS encoding HAD family hydrolase, with protein sequence MTSATPPIAILFDLDGTLVDTAPDLAAATNALRAHHGLDPLPFHVIRAQVSNGGSALVTLALGLEAGSAEHDAARQFLLDAYEQALAVDSRLFAPLDEWLITWEGEARKWGIVTNKPRRYTEPLIEALALTPGALLCADDLRVKKPAPEPLWEAAKRLGIPPEACWYVGDHVRDMEAAKAAGMTAVAVGYGYISEEEDYQQWPADLWFATCAELVAALHGHRTT encoded by the coding sequence ATGACGTCAGCTACTCCCCCCATTGCGATTCTATTCGACTTGGACGGCACGCTGGTCGACACCGCACCGGATCTCGCGGCGGCGACGAATGCACTGCGTGCGCATCACGGTTTAGATCCTTTGCCGTTTCACGTCATACGCGCCCAAGTCTCGAATGGCGGCAGCGCATTGGTGACGTTGGCACTCGGACTGGAGGCGGGTAGTGCTGAGCACGATGCGGCCAGGCAGTTCTTGTTGGATGCGTACGAGCAGGCCTTGGCCGTCGATAGCAGACTGTTCGCTCCCCTAGATGAGTGGTTGATTACCTGGGAGGGGGAAGCACGTAAGTGGGGAATCGTCACCAACAAACCACGCCGCTATACCGAACCATTGATCGAGGCGCTGGCGCTTACCCCGGGGGCTTTGTTGTGTGCTGATGACTTGAGGGTCAAAAAACCAGCGCCTGAACCACTTTGGGAAGCAGCAAAGCGATTGGGCATTCCACCCGAGGCGTGTTGGTACGTCGGCGATCATGTGAGAGACATGGAAGCCGCCAAAGCGGCTGGCATGACCGCCGTGGCCGTGGGCTATGGCTATATCAGTGAAGAGGAGGACTATCAGCAGTGGCCCGCCGACCTATGGTTTGCGACCTGCGCTGAGCTGGTGGCCGCTTTGCACGGCCACCGAACGACTTAA
- the ybgF gene encoding tol-pal system protein YbgF, whose protein sequence is MNHSLKRYVERLCGAGALALPLSVLPLSFLSGTALAQQPLVQDLSSGSSSGFYQQTQRQEASGGNLVLFNQVQEHQQEIQQLRGQIEELRHQLEQLRNQSQQQYLDIEDRLMSSAPSQIEQATPEVEPEAAEQVVQAPSSRNVSEDAQADYQAAFAHVQARQFGDAIAAFEAFVSNHPDSSLTANGHYWLGELYAAEGELDAADQAFTRVIEQYSGSTKVPDALYKLGLVKARQGEAQRSRELLEQVRDDYPQSSAAGLANDFLRQSAG, encoded by the coding sequence ATGAATCACAGTCTCAAGCGCTATGTTGAGAGGCTGTGCGGTGCGGGAGCCCTGGCGCTCCCGCTTTCCGTATTGCCCTTATCATTTTTGTCCGGTACAGCGTTGGCACAACAGCCCCTCGTGCAAGATCTCTCTTCTGGTTCTTCCAGCGGCTTTTATCAGCAAACGCAGCGGCAAGAAGCATCGGGTGGCAATCTGGTGCTGTTCAATCAAGTGCAGGAACATCAGCAGGAAATCCAGCAGCTACGGGGCCAAATCGAAGAGCTGCGGCATCAATTGGAGCAATTGCGAAACCAGTCGCAGCAGCAATACCTGGATATCGAAGATCGCTTGATGAGCAGCGCGCCAAGTCAAATCGAGCAGGCCACTCCTGAGGTCGAGCCCGAGGCTGCAGAGCAGGTCGTACAGGCACCTTCCTCGCGAAACGTTTCCGAAGATGCCCAGGCCGACTATCAAGCTGCCTTTGCCCATGTACAAGCCCGCCAATTTGGGGACGCTATTGCGGCGTTCGAGGCCTTTGTGTCCAACCACCCCGATAGCAGCTTGACCGCGAACGGTCATTACTGGCTTGGCGAGCTCTACGCTGCGGAGGGTGAGCTGGACGCTGCAGACCAAGCGTTTACCCGTGTCATCGAGCAGTACAGCGGCAGTACCAAAGTGCCCGATGCGCTCTACAAGCTTGGCTTGGTCAAAGCACGTCAAGGGGAAGCTCAACGCAGTCGTGAACTGTTAGAGCAGGTCCGCGACGACTATCCGCAAAGCAGTGCCGCAGGGTTGGCCAACGATTTCTTACGCCAATCCGCAGGTTAA